A section of the Ciceribacter thiooxidans genome encodes:
- a CDS encoding DUF6101 family protein — translation MMNTVMKPAWAGATLRLDPSRFPHQITYALREAAGDVTITIDERGAILRKVLPSSGLPLSFALPARAFKGVAARAIDHGDGEVTVTLELHHEDPDLCIPLLVAHDLCDIAADWRGWADAFRIPMLMVEADGVARPLEEHLGDVKARATQPRRRHSYFAQRRPRFLVRRSTGSLGVAMKISGKEIIARN, via the coding sequence ATGATGAACACGGTTATGAAGCCTGCCTGGGCGGGCGCGACGCTGAGACTGGATCCGTCCCGTTTCCCGCATCAGATCACTTACGCATTGCGCGAAGCGGCCGGCGATGTCACGATCACCATTGACGAACGCGGCGCCATTCTGCGAAAGGTCTTGCCTTCGAGCGGCCTGCCGCTCTCCTTCGCCCTTCCGGCCCGCGCCTTCAAGGGCGTTGCTGCGCGGGCCATCGACCATGGAGACGGAGAGGTAACGGTAACCTTGGAACTGCATCACGAAGATCCAGACCTGTGCATCCCGCTTTTGGTGGCACACGACCTCTGCGATATCGCGGCCGACTGGCGCGGATGGGCGGACGCCTTCCGGATCCCGATGCTGATGGTCGAGGCTGACGGTGTCGCCCGTCCGCTCGAGGAGCATCTCGGTGACGTCAAGGCCCGCGCCACCCAGCCGCGCCGCCGCCATTCCTATTTCGCACAGCGCCGCCCGCGCTTCCTGGTCCGCCGCTCGACCGGTAGCCTCGGCGTGGCCATGAAGATTTCCGGCAAGGAAATCATCGCCCGCAACTGA
- the ubiA gene encoding 4-hydroxybenzoate octaprenyltransferase, whose protein sequence is MNTFAENSGRVADAPSDNWVYRVLPRAAWPYAQLARWDRPIGWQLLMWPCFWSSALAANVLQGEGRLSLALFAFHLVLFFIGSVAMRGAGCTYNDLVDHEIDMAVARTRSRPLPSGRVSRLQAKLFMAAQALTGLFVLLCFNGFAIGLGVLSLAIVAIYPFAKRFTDWPQFFLGLAFSWGGLMGWAGLFGALSLPAVLLYIAAVAWTIGYDTIYAHQDKEDDALIGVRSTARLFGENTRAWLVGLYGLTLVLLAAAFFAAGAGLLAFAGLLAAGGMFIYQIAVLDIDDAAQCLDLFKSNSRVGAIIFLGLLAALPFA, encoded by the coding sequence ATGAACACGTTTGCTGAAAATTCCGGCCGCGTCGCCGATGCGCCTTCCGACAACTGGGTCTATCGCGTCCTGCCGCGCGCAGCCTGGCCCTATGCCCAGCTCGCCCGCTGGGACCGGCCGATCGGCTGGCAGCTCCTAATGTGGCCCTGCTTCTGGTCGTCGGCGCTCGCTGCCAACGTCCTGCAGGGGGAGGGGCGGCTGAGCCTTGCGCTCTTCGCCTTCCATCTCGTGCTCTTCTTCATCGGTTCGGTCGCCATGCGCGGCGCCGGCTGCACTTACAACGACCTCGTCGACCACGAGATCGACATGGCGGTTGCCCGTACCCGCTCGCGGCCGCTTCCCTCCGGTCGCGTCAGCCGCCTGCAGGCAAAACTCTTCATGGCGGCGCAGGCCCTCACCGGTCTTTTCGTACTCCTCTGCTTCAACGGCTTTGCGATCGGCCTCGGAGTGCTCTCGCTGGCGATTGTCGCGATCTATCCCTTCGCCAAGCGCTTCACCGACTGGCCGCAATTCTTCCTCGGGCTTGCCTTCTCCTGGGGCGGACTGATGGGCTGGGCCGGGCTCTTCGGCGCACTGTCGCTGCCGGCGGTTCTGCTCTACATCGCCGCCGTCGCCTGGACGATCGGCTACGACACGATCTACGCCCATCAGGACAAGGAGGACGATGCGCTGATCGGCGTGCGCTCCACCGCGCGCCTCTTTGGCGAAAATACCCGCGCCTGGCTGGTCGGCCTCTATGGCCTGACGCTCGTTCTGCTCGCCGCCGCCTTCTTCGCAGCGGGGGCCGGTTTACTCGCTTTTGCCGGCCTTCTCGCCGCCGGCGGCATGTTCATCTATCAGATCGCCGTCCTCGACATCGACGACGCGGCCCAGTGCCTCGACCTCTTCAAGTCCAACAGCCGGGTTGGGGCGATCATCTTCCTCGGGCTTCTTGCCGCGCTGCCTTTCGCCTGA
- a CDS encoding SAM-dependent methyltransferase, which produces MTSKLEGLLNRIVRTGTLTATTADGQSRNYGDGTGEPIAIRFTDQKAENELVDDPQLKLGEIYMDGRMVMDAGDIYDLLALVKSNTLAEDLSPGMIWRGVARLALTRLQRLLPFNHNQRNVAHHYDLSAKLFDLFLDPDWQYSCAYFETPETSLEEAQVAKKRHIAAKLLLDEGQRVLEIGSGWGGMAMYLAESSGVDVTGITLSTEQLRVSRDRAEKRGLSSRVRFELQDYRTMKAKPFDRIVSVGMFEHVGPSNYGRFFRKAAELLDEDGVMLLHSIGQPTPPLVNNPFFEKYIFPGGYIPSLAEVLPAVQKAGLFVRDIEIMPRHYARTLRLWRERFLARKEEVIRLYDERFVRMWEFYLAGSEMAFTHQGFFIFQMQLARNTFAVPDTRGYMAEREASLAVFDATRPPLEKVTY; this is translated from the coding sequence ATGACCTCGAAGCTTGAGGGATTACTGAATCGCATAGTCAGAACCGGTACACTGACCGCTACCACCGCAGACGGACAATCCAGGAATTACGGAGACGGCACGGGCGAACCGATCGCCATCCGCTTCACCGACCAGAAGGCCGAGAACGAACTTGTCGATGATCCGCAGCTGAAGCTCGGCGAAATCTACATGGATGGCCGCATGGTCATGGACGCGGGGGATATCTACGATCTCCTCGCGCTCGTGAAGTCCAACACGCTTGCCGAGGATCTGAGCCCCGGCATGATCTGGCGCGGGGTTGCCCGGCTGGCACTCACCCGCCTGCAGCGCCTCCTTCCCTTCAACCACAACCAACGTAACGTCGCCCACCACTACGACCTCTCGGCCAAGCTCTTCGACCTCTTCCTCGATCCCGACTGGCAGTATTCCTGCGCCTATTTCGAGACGCCGGAGACCTCGCTGGAAGAGGCTCAGGTCGCCAAGAAGCGCCACATCGCCGCCAAGCTGCTGCTCGACGAAGGCCAGCGCGTGCTGGAGATCGGTTCCGGCTGGGGCGGCATGGCGATGTATCTCGCCGAGTCCTCCGGGGTCGACGTGACGGGCATCACGCTGTCCACCGAACAGCTGCGCGTCTCGCGTGACCGGGCGGAGAAACGCGGGCTTTCCTCCCGCGTCCGCTTCGAGCTGCAGGACTACCGCACCATGAAGGCGAAGCCCTTCGACCGGATCGTCTCGGTCGGCATGTTCGAGCATGTCGGTCCTTCCAACTACGGCCGGTTCTTCCGCAAGGCGGCAGAGCTGCTCGACGAGGACGGTGTCATGCTGCTGCATTCGATCGGCCAGCCGACGCCGCCGCTCGTCAACAATCCCTTCTTCGAGAAGTACATCTTCCCGGGAGGCTACATTCCCTCGCTCGCCGAGGTGCTGCCGGCGGTGCAGAAGGCGGGCCTCTTCGTCCGAGACATCGAGATCATGCCACGCCACTACGCGCGCACGCTCCGCCTGTGGCGGGAACGGTTCCTCGCCCGCAAGGAGGAGGTGATCCGGCTCTATGACGAGCGGTTCGTCCGCATGTGGGAGTTTTATCTCGCCGGTTCGGAGATGGCCTTCACGCATCAGGGCTTCTTCATCTTCCAGATGCAGCTTGCCCGGAACACCTTCGCGGTTCCCGATACGCGCGGCTACATGGCCGAGCGTGAGGCGTCACTTGCCGTCTTCGACGCCACGCGCCCGCCGCTCGAGAAGGTGACGTACTGA